gtttttcgagcgattatatatgttaagattgtttacatacctttcagtttcatgaaaaaatataatccccctctcgttgtacaacttcttcccatttttcaagtgcattggtccctttcGCCGTATGTTtgtaaatcgacacatgaaatgtatacacaaaagttggcacgaacttatgagatgacctaatatataaaattattgacTCGTTTCACAAATAATAGGTCATGACAACTCATAACCATTAAAAAGCACAATGCTtatctataataaataatagaaattctAAAAATAAGGTGATTTATTTCATAGGAGGGCTATTACATGAATTGTCTAACGAAGGTGCACGATGCCAGTTTGAAGTGTTTCTAGAAGATTTAATACTGCCGTTAATGGTAAACAGCGCACGTAGAGGCGATCGCGAGTGTCACATCGTTGTTTTATTGGAAGATGATATCGTTGATTGGGATGAAGAATATCCACCGCAAATGGGAGAAGAATATTCACAAAGTAAGTAAGCAAAGGATACTGCTTTTTACTTCCGGCTTTTTTTACAATATCAAGCTTCAAAATATGTGACCTTGCTACGGTATATTGGatgtataaaatagaaaatcgaTAATCATATCGGTCGTAGTCTTGAACATTTTATTGGCTATATTAAAACTCATTGCCTTCAATAAGAAGTTTGTGATTTATTTCACATTAAAGAAAGCATAATGTTAATAGAGTGTCTTTTATTTTCCAACAGCTGTTAACAGTACTGCGATGTATCGGTTCTTCAAATATATCGAAAACAGAGATGTAGCTAAGCAGGTAATGAAGGAACGCGGTTTAAAAAAGATTCGTTTAGGTATCGAAGGATATCCTACttataaagaaaaaattaagaagaGAGCAGGGGGACGTGCTGAAGTGATTTATAATTACGTGCAAAGACCATTTATTCACATGTCCTGGGAGAAAGAAGAAGCGAAAAGTCGACACGTCGATTTTCAATGCGTGAAATCAAAGTCTGTGACAAATCTTGCGGAAGCTACTGCCGATCCGGTATTAGATGCTGGTGGAAATCCGATAGCAATCGCTCTTTTGCAAGCTGAACCAGCGCCTCAACCAGAAGTCGTATTACCAGTCGGTTCGGATGCCGACGTTGATGGTGCCATAGGTTTACCAGCTGATCAAGATCTTGGATCTATACCGCCTGACGAGTTACCATGAATGTCGATTGTAGAAGTTAGAACAAACAGACATGAACTTCGATTACCAAGTATTTATGGACTGCTTTCTTCTTGCGTCAATTTTTAAACCTAGTCAGACTTGCTTACCTCACAATATTCGCTTGCTTAAAAGGTTAAGCTTCAAATTATTGGTTTCCGAAGAATGAATTTCGTCGTGTTTTCCATATTTTTATAAGATAATATCAGGCGAGTAAAATTGCTTGAATATGATTACGCTTCAGATAAAATATGTGTCAAGAAATATgtaagaaatatgtatttcttgTGGATCGAGCAAGTCTGATTTTGACCCAGTCAAAATGATGTATAGTGAAGTTATCGCATCTTGTGGATGTTCAACTAGTTTAAAAATGTCCGCTGTGActttttcaattttgtatgtaatgTTAAACGTTTCTTATAATTACATGTCAAATACGAAATACATAATGATTCATTAGGTATGTATTTGCGAAAAGTATTCCCGTTTTATACAATTAATAAAGTTGAATACCGTTTCCGAGACTGTGGTTCTTTGTTTTTGTATGTTATTTCAatgtgtatttttacaaatctTTTCCATGGTGTGAAATTATGCAAAATAAAGTTAACTCAGGCGCTTCGAACAACGTAATAACAAAACTATACACATTATAGCCTAAATGAGAGAAGTTTATTTTTGATCACTGTTTATTGAGTATTTCGTGTACAGCGCCTTCGCATTTTCACGgatcaaataattaaaaaattcgaactagatattgaaatatgtagtAAAACGAATATGTCGAAAAGGGGGGAATTTCGGTTGATGTCAGTCGATAAAACACACGGAAATTCACATAGAAGAAGATGACGCTTCAAAGTATCGTGCGAGATCGGACACATCGGGAAAAGTCGGAAAAAGGAGAATGAGAAATGCCGAAGATGTAGATCGAGAGAACGCAGGCGCGTATGCGATCAATAAATAGGCTAACTCAGTCGAGGACAGGAGATCAGTAGCGTACGAACACGCAAGCAGTGAGGGTGGTAGCGCGTGGTAATATTGTGTCGGGTGAGGCGTACGAAAACAACAAACACCCCTCCCCGGCGGACGGTGTAAAACGGGCTGCTAGCGGTGAGGCTGCAGAGCAGGCCGCTCGTCCAGCATGCAACCACCACCGAGAAAAGTAAGCCGATAAGCTTGACATCTTCGCTGTCCAATTTTCTTCTATCAACTCCGTACGATCTTTTTTCTCTTGTACCCTCCTCACATCAGATTTTATTTCGTGCAATTGTATGTGCAATGGTATTTCTCcaagaataaataaatctatTTCCTGTCGTTAAACAAGTTAAAATGATCCAGCGCGATATCGTGAAAGTAGGGTTCATTTCTAAAGTGTCATACGTATCGAAGGAAGTATACGAGAGGGTAACAGTTCTCGATACGATCGAAACGCACGAATTTGACCGCGTATCGATCTTTAGCGATATTTTACGAAAAAATTGACGTAAACGGCGTTCGAACGTTGCCACGATAGGAAAATCGATGCGCACTTCGGTCTTCGCCACGAATCTATACCAAAAGCTGACCTCAAAATCTATAGAACGGGCCAAAGACCCAGGTTAATATCTTCTCAGATCGAAACGAACGTGCATCCTATCGATAATGACTTCTACCCTCCTTCAAATTCCTCGCTTTCACACTGCTACCATTCGGAAATATCATCCTCTTTGCGCAGATCTAAATCTCCTTGTCCCTGAAATTTCCGTCTGTCTCCTTTATTATATAACTGTACACTATGTTCTCGCCGAAATCGATCCCGAATTTTGAATGTAGGACGATTTTTAGGAGGCCATGTTTCTTCTCGAGAAACTTTTCGCAAAATTTATTTCGCCTTGTAATTTAAAGTTTTACCACGAATTAAGATTAAGCAAAGGATAGTatggttaaaaaaaaaaaaaaaaaaaaaagagagaaaagaaaaatgtttgACTTTTCGTTCGTAATTGCCTTTTACTATAAAATATTTAGTGCAATAATGACTCGAGGAATCGATAAATAATGAATGGCAAAGTACTCTTTTATTGTGGTTACAACTAGTGATTTACATGCACTTGCAATCTTTCCACGCCCTCAAACACGACTAATATGTTGTTCGCAGGATAATAAAATGTCCAGGGCAGACATTGCGTAGTTTTATGATTTTTCTATCATTTTTAATTAACTGGATGGACATAGATGAGAAAATAGTCGAAAGTCTTCCCGTTATTTAGTTAACTCTATTCCTTTAAAGATAATAGGATTCTCCGATCTATTTATCAAGGTAGCGAATCGGGCTTTCGCTTCGCTTCGTGACAATGAAGTTTCGTAGTTAAAGATCGGGAGATTCCTGACCCACTTCCACCTACCGAAAGCCAGTCAAATGATAAGAATCCAGAGTGATTGGCAAGAAGGGAATGCGTGTTTTACGCCTAAGACTGTTTGAAAAGTATACGTCCTTTCGGCGAAATTTGCTGCAGCTCGCTGCGAACGCTCCTCTCTATTTGCTTTTCGCACCGGAAATTTCTCTTCGCGTCTTCCGGACAATTTTATGTTTACCCACTTCTTTGCACTCGACAATTTCCCTTTGACGAGAATAGAGCTAATGGTCAGAGAGCAAGCTtcctatttaaaaattttaactaCGCTAATTATTTATGAGATCGAAGCAGCATAATTTTACACGACTTCAAGGAATTCTTTCCGTTCTCTCTCCTCCGTTTCAAGAATGTTCGCCGAGTCACTCGATATCTTTTCTAACAATAAATCGCCTTATTAGGAGTCGCGATTACGATTTTCTGACGACCTACGGATGCAGTTTAGAATTCATCCCCGTCTCATTATTATCGTATCCCGTCAGGTACATCTTAGACGGGTTAAAATCTGACCTTTCTGTCTCGCAGGAAGTAAGCTGGATTAGAAGGAACTATAGTTCCCAAGTAATATTAGATAAAGTTCCGTTCTTAGAAAAGACACGGTAATTTACTTGCACGTAAAAAGTGACAAATTGACGGACTTATTGAAAATTCTCCTTTATACTTTGCCTGCAAACGGATTGAAACAAAGCGGAAAGCTCTGTTCTGTCGTTACTTGATATTTCCATTAGCGTGTTTGTCGAATCGCTGGAGCGAAAAAAGACTTGAAAATTTGCATTGTACTCGAACACGATGAAGTAGGTTTTATCGTTTAACGATCTGCGTAACAATGCGTGATATTACtagtacacacacacacacacataactATATATTTGTCCACAAACTATAAGCGTATCTgcttgatatattttttaaatattggtaGGATCGATAAGAAAATCAATAGAATTCCAATGACTAAAGGAAGCTTCATTGCCCCTGGATATTAAATGATTATTCATCAGAGTTCACTAAGTCAATATGAGTCACGATACTTAAAGAAGATATCGATACACCCACTTATACAACAAAATTGAACTTAATTTATAGCAATCTTAACATTAATTAAATCATTAGTCCTGTACGTTTGCCTACCAGGAAATTAGTACCTCGCCAATGTATGAGAAAAGGACAgaaatttttactttattttatttttgtatccGAAGCTACGTGCTTTGTTTGAAACATACTCGATTGAAACTATAAAGGAAAATTTGAGGTATACGaactatcttatttttattgaatACTTAACTTTACCAGTATTAAATAGATCCAATAGTCGAAGCCTGTAAAATTTTGTACATGGATGACTCTATCAATACTTGTAACAATATACAAAAATGTACGAACAATCGAGCTACATATTTTTCTTAAAGCGTATGTCCACTATCCTTCTATGTATAGTATTCGTTAATGTTATCGTTGCCAAGTCAATTTTTCGGCGCGACATTCTGGCAAAGAACCAAAGGATACGCCTCCATTTATTACGAAGATCTGTTCGTAACAAAATCGGGATATTACTACAGAAATATCGACGTGATTGTGTTTATTAACTGTTAAATCGGatcgcgt
This portion of the Bombus affinis isolate iyBomAffi1 chromosome 1, iyBomAffi1.2, whole genome shotgun sequence genome encodes:
- the LOC126922507 gene encoding BTB/POZ domain-containing protein 10 isoform X3; translated protein: MQLSVERRSQVSFQSCGLEICTSTSWILKKLGWYLSISNFWSKMSNPAERLNYVQDSSSDTETDKETGGRGRHRIYKNRMRLCSGVSVGKNQQSQNRDNLPSSGSINSINNPQASDERITLIVDNTRFIVDPALFTAHPNTMLGRMFSSGVEYAQPNERGEYEVADGISAMVFRAILDYYKGGVIRCPPTVAVQELREACDYLLVPFDANTVKCQNLRGLLHELSNEGARCQFEVFLEDLILPLMVNSARRGDRECHIVVLLEDDIVDWDEEYPPQMGEEYSQTVNSTAMYRFFKYIENRDVAKQVMKERGLKKIRLGIEGYPTYKEKIKKRAGGRAEVIYNYVQRPFIHMSWEKEEAKSRHVDFQCVKSKSVTNLAEATADPVLDAGGNPIAIALLQAEPAPQPEVVLPVGSDADVDGAIGLPADQDLGSIPPDELP
- the LOC126922507 gene encoding BTB/POZ domain-containing protein 10 isoform X4 — encoded protein: MSNPAERLNYVQDSSSDTETDKETGGRGRHRIYKNRMSCGGSSKPKSCLVQRDGSNERHCHTFNSGRQNTNVNQQSRLCSGVSVGKNQQSQNRDNLPSSGSINSINNPQASDERITLIVDNTRFIVDPALFTAHPNTMLGRMFSSGVEYAQPNERGEYEVADGISAMVFRAILDYYKGGVIRCPPTVAVQELREACDYLLVPFDANTVKCQNLRGLLHELSNEGARCQFEVFLEDLILPLMVNSARRGDRECHIVVLLEDDIVDWDEEYPPQMGEEYSQTVNSTAMYRFFKYIENRDVAKQVMKERGLKKIRLGIEGYPTYKEKIKKRAGGRAEVIYNYVQRPFIHMSWEKEEAKSRHVDFQCVKSKSVTNLAEATADPVLDAGGNPIAIALLQAEPAPQPEVVLPVGSDADVDGAIGLPADQDLGSIPPDELP